From Amycolatopsis sp. YIM 10, the proteins below share one genomic window:
- a CDS encoding RiPP maturation radical SAM C-methyltransferase gives MSTLNVRLAAMPWQALDMPSLPLGLLRASCRAAGREAPPCYHGNMHWAEFLLERSDGELGPNEYLEVAENGIFHGIGDFVFTGVLHGGDFGLAEFTDLLRRRGFDPGRALDMRPHAEEFIDLAAREILADEPDLVGFSSTFMQNVPSLALAARIKQYAPGVLTVLGGGNCDGPMGAALHRNYPCLDYVVRGEGEEIFPALLDAIERGAEPADLPGLCWRRDGKSVANPDRREPLPPGRIPMPDFDDWFELIESSPLEGHVQPKLVLESARGCWWGELHHCTFCGLNGSLMEFRSKAPERVLGEISHLVARHRTLDIIMVDNIIDNAYFTTLLPDIAALDWDLRIHYEVKANLTPAQIGALRDARVAHLQPGIESLSTRVLKLMDKGVDAIRNVRTLRDCHSAQLDTTWNLLFGFPGETDDDYWPLIRQLPALVHLQPPSDATPILLERFSPNFDRPELGFGRRRPAEIYRHVYDLPQRELEDLVYLFDSEELGILGEVVEALEEAIEEWKKRHHESSLLRVDFDGGILLEDRRSGWPVRDHHIEDPALVAAYRELEKGRSNRALLSKVDVPAQRLEAWLDELCDAGLVFREGDRFIALATTSVPVRIK, from the coding sequence ATGAGCACCCTCAACGTCCGGCTGGCCGCGATGCCGTGGCAGGCCCTCGACATGCCCTCGCTGCCACTGGGCCTGCTCCGGGCGTCGTGCCGGGCCGCCGGCCGCGAGGCACCGCCCTGCTACCACGGCAACATGCACTGGGCCGAGTTCCTGCTGGAGCGGTCCGATGGCGAACTCGGCCCGAACGAGTACCTGGAGGTCGCCGAGAACGGCATCTTCCACGGGATCGGTGACTTCGTCTTCACCGGCGTGCTGCACGGCGGCGACTTCGGCCTGGCCGAGTTCACCGACCTGTTGCGACGCCGGGGTTTCGACCCGGGCCGGGCGCTGGACATGCGGCCGCACGCCGAGGAGTTCATCGACCTGGCGGCGCGCGAGATCCTCGCGGACGAACCGGATCTGGTCGGATTCAGCAGCACGTTCATGCAGAACGTGCCGAGCCTCGCGCTGGCCGCCCGGATCAAGCAGTACGCCCCAGGGGTATTGACCGTGCTCGGCGGCGGCAACTGCGACGGGCCGATGGGCGCCGCGCTGCACCGCAACTACCCGTGCCTGGACTACGTGGTGCGTGGTGAGGGCGAGGAGATCTTCCCGGCGCTGCTGGACGCGATCGAACGGGGTGCGGAGCCCGCGGACCTGCCCGGCCTGTGCTGGCGCCGTGACGGGAAAAGCGTCGCCAATCCCGACCGGCGCGAGCCGCTGCCGCCGGGACGCATCCCGATGCCGGACTTCGACGACTGGTTCGAGCTGATCGAGAGCTCCCCGCTGGAAGGCCACGTCCAGCCGAAGCTGGTGCTCGAATCGGCTCGCGGCTGCTGGTGGGGCGAGTTGCACCACTGCACCTTCTGCGGGCTCAACGGCTCGCTGATGGAGTTCCGCAGCAAAGCGCCGGAGCGGGTGCTCGGCGAGATCTCGCACCTGGTCGCCCGGCACCGCACGCTCGACATCATCATGGTGGACAACATCATCGACAACGCCTACTTCACCACGCTGCTGCCCGACATCGCCGCGCTCGACTGGGACCTGCGCATCCACTACGAGGTCAAGGCGAACCTCACCCCGGCGCAGATCGGCGCGCTGCGCGACGCGCGGGTGGCGCACCTCCAGCCCGGCATCGAATCGCTCAGCACGCGGGTGCTGAAGCTGATGGACAAGGGCGTGGACGCGATCCGGAACGTGCGGACCCTGCGCGACTGCCATTCCGCGCAGCTCGACACCACCTGGAACCTGCTCTTCGGCTTTCCCGGCGAGACCGACGACGACTACTGGCCGCTGATCCGCCAGCTGCCCGCGCTGGTGCACCTCCAGCCGCCGTCGGACGCCACGCCGATCCTGCTCGAACGGTTCAGCCCGAACTTCGACCGGCCGGAACTGGGCTTCGGCCGGCGGCGGCCGGCCGAGATCTACCGGCACGTCTACGACCTGCCGCAGCGCGAACTGGAAGACCTGGTCTACCTGTTCGACAGCGAGGAACTCGGCATTCTCGGCGAAGTGGTCGAGGCGCTCGAGGAAGCCATCGAGGAGTGGAAGAAGCGGCACCACGAAAGCAGTCTGCTGCGGGTCGACTTCGACGGCGGGATCCTGCTGGAGGACCGGCGCAGCGGCTGGCCGGTGCGCGACCACCACATCGAGGACCCCGCGCTGGTCGCCGCCTACCGGGAACTGGAGAAGGGACGGTCGAACCGAGCTTTGCTGTCTAAAGTGGACGTTCCCGCCCAACGACTCGAAGCGTGGCTCGACGAACTCTGCGACGCGGGCCTGGTCTTCCGCGAGGGCGACCGGTTCATCGCGCTCGCCACCACCAGCGTTCCGGTGAGGATCAAGTAG
- a CDS encoding class I SAM-dependent methyltransferase, which translates to MSTWLTDTRTSYDTVADDYASQLRDAVAGDVYLRGALAMFAEQVREGPVADIGCGPGHVTAHLAGLGVEAFGIDLSPAMIEVARRDHPGLRFAVGSMTELDLAPGSVGGVLAWWSLIHLPDDEIPLVLGHFRRVLRQGGPLLAGFHVGDDSRLKTEGYGGHPMKVHVHWRQPDQMATWLRNAGFTVEAQVLLKPDESVPQALLFAVAA; encoded by the coding sequence ATGTCGACCTGGCTGACAGACACCCGGACCTCCTATGACACCGTCGCCGACGACTACGCCTCGCAACTGCGGGACGCCGTGGCCGGTGACGTGTACCTGCGCGGCGCGCTGGCGATGTTCGCCGAGCAGGTGCGCGAGGGGCCCGTCGCGGACATCGGCTGCGGTCCCGGGCACGTCACCGCCCACCTGGCCGGGCTGGGGGTCGAAGCGTTCGGCATCGACCTCTCCCCCGCGATGATCGAGGTGGCGCGGCGCGACCACCCCGGCCTGCGCTTCGCGGTCGGCTCGATGACGGAGCTGGACCTCGCCCCCGGCTCGGTGGGCGGCGTGCTCGCCTGGTGGTCGTTGATCCACCTCCCGGACGACGAGATCCCCTTGGTGCTCGGGCACTTCCGGCGCGTGCTGCGCCAGGGCGGGCCGTTGCTGGCGGGCTTCCACGTCGGCGACGATTCACGCCTGAAGACCGAGGGGTACGGCGGCCATCCGATGAAGGTGCACGTCCACTGGCGGCAACCCGATCAGATGGCGACCTGGCTGCGGAACGCGGGATTCACCGTCGAGGCCCAGGTGCTGCTCAAGCCGGACGAGAGCGTTCCGCAAGCCCTCCTCTTCGCCGTGGCCGCTTAG
- a CDS encoding NIPSNAP family protein: MITCHLRYEIDPSQAVAFETYVTGWIPIVTRFGGTHHGCFLPHEGANDIAYALFSFPSLAAYEDYRAAIRQDPEAQRLWQLSTETRCIRRFDRTFLRPAMQPSGGVEAA, translated from the coding sequence GTGATCACTTGTCATCTGCGCTATGAGATCGATCCCAGCCAGGCTGTCGCGTTCGAGACGTACGTGACGGGGTGGATCCCGATCGTCACCCGCTTCGGCGGCACGCACCACGGCTGCTTCTTGCCGCACGAAGGCGCCAACGACATCGCCTACGCCCTGTTCTCCTTCCCCAGCCTGGCTGCCTACGAGGACTACCGGGCTGCCATCCGGCAGGATCCGGAAGCTCAGCGGCTCTGGCAGCTCAGCACCGAGACCCGCTGCATCCGCCGCTTCGACCGGACCTTCCTCCGCCCGGCGATGCAACCGTCAGGCGGCGTCGAGGCCGCTTGA
- a CDS encoding MFS transporter: MAPGLLRAHPVFRSVLAARAVSALGDRFSLVAVPVLALSSAGATPGQVALLWTVQLLPGAVLALPAAANLVGRPERAAMIACDLLRAVLLLGVFGLAAGGELRLWHLFAVVPAIGVLTTVFDVGAQAYVPRIVDRADYAEANSRFTQAESAADVAGPLVAGVLIGFAGAGTALLVDAVSFVLSAVLLAPIRAVHDQPVEVAASGWWRNLRDGIRFVAGSPVLRSLVAAFALFNFGGAVVSSLWFAYLLDHLRLPPSVTGGLITVGGVSGLVAALATRRVLGVVSSRVVLPVSLVVIVVSLWFVPLAALGSPVLLLAAYQALFGAGVAFFAVTAATVRQLLTPVGQQGRVYAVFYTFSLLTVPIGGLLAGVLASSFSPVVAIVAGAAIAATSLLTLVSYRSGNVDLADRHPDLL, from the coding sequence GTGGCGCCGGGCCTGCTCCGCGCGCACCCGGTGTTCCGCTCGGTGCTCGCGGCACGGGCGGTCAGCGCGCTGGGTGACCGGTTCTCGCTGGTCGCCGTGCCGGTGCTGGCCCTGTCCTCGGCCGGGGCGACGCCGGGCCAGGTGGCTCTACTGTGGACGGTGCAGCTGCTGCCCGGCGCGGTGCTGGCCCTGCCCGCCGCCGCGAACCTGGTCGGCCGACCGGAGCGGGCCGCGATGATCGCCTGCGACCTGCTGCGGGCGGTGTTGCTGCTGGGCGTCTTCGGCCTGGCCGCCGGTGGTGAGCTGCGGTTGTGGCACCTGTTCGCGGTGGTGCCGGCGATCGGGGTGCTGACCACGGTGTTCGACGTGGGTGCGCAGGCTTACGTGCCCCGGATCGTCGACCGCGCCGACTACGCCGAAGCGAACAGCCGGTTCACCCAGGCGGAAAGCGCCGCCGACGTGGCGGGGCCGTTGGTCGCGGGTGTGCTGATCGGCTTCGCGGGCGCGGGCACGGCGTTGCTGGTGGACGCGGTGAGCTTCGTGCTGTCGGCGGTGTTACTGGCCCCGATCCGCGCGGTGCACGACCAGCCGGTGGAGGTGGCCGCGTCGGGTTGGTGGCGGAACCTGCGTGACGGAATCCGTTTTGTGGCGGGCAGCCCGGTGCTGCGGTCGCTGGTGGCGGCGTTCGCGTTGTTCAACTTCGGGGGCGCGGTGGTCAGCTCGCTCTGGTTCGCCTACCTGCTCGACCACCTGCGGTTGCCGCCTTCGGTGACCGGCGGGCTGATCACCGTCGGCGGGGTGAGCGGCCTGGTCGCGGCGCTGGCCACCCGGCGGGTGCTGGGCGTGGTCAGCTCACGGGTGGTGTTGCCGGTTTCGCTGGTGGTCATCGTGGTTTCGCTGTGGTTCGTGCCGCTGGCCGCGCTCGGGTCGCCGGTGTTGCTGCTCGCCGCCTACCAGGCACTCTTCGGTGCGGGAGTCGCGTTCTTCGCCGTCACCGCCGCCACGGTCAGGCAGCTGCTGACCCCGGTCGGGCAGCAGGGACGGGTGTACGCGGTGTTCTACACGTTCTCCCTGCTGACCGTGCCGATCGGCGGGTTGCTGGCCGGCGTGCTGGCTTCGTCCTTCTCCCCGGTGGTCGCGATCGTGGCGGGAGCGGCGATCGCCGCCACCAGCCTGCTCACCCTCGTCAGCTATCGTTCCGGAAATGTCGACCTGGCTGACAGACACCCGGACCTCCTATGA
- a CDS encoding alpha-ketoacid dehydrogenase subunit beta: MIALHAALVQALRRDPDLVYLCTWQPGLFVDEFGPERIRSMPIAENATLDFAVGLAAAGLRPVVDLARAAFLFTAMDPLVNQATKLRYLTGGQYEVPLTVRAQTRGGGESLGAQHEHLPYAMLAQVPGLVVAVPGSGAEAAGLLATAMTHPDPVVILESPALFTDEPHWTGGAVDGVPFGRVRIARRGKDITIVAIGLGVRHALTAADRLAEFGVSAMVVDVRTVAPLDIAGLAESAAATGTVLVVDEAIGPCSVASEIVANLVTAEVVRPRQARRCTALPVPSPFSPALQRAVYPGPASIERQALALLGERSPA; the protein is encoded by the coding sequence ATGATCGCCCTGCACGCCGCCCTCGTCCAGGCCCTGCGCCGCGACCCGGACCTGGTCTACCTCTGCACCTGGCAGCCCGGCCTGTTCGTCGACGAGTTCGGACCGGAGCGCATCCGCAGCATGCCGATCGCCGAGAACGCCACCCTGGACTTCGCCGTCGGGCTCGCCGCCGCCGGGCTGCGGCCGGTGGTCGACCTGGCCAGGGCGGCGTTCCTGTTCACCGCGATGGACCCGCTGGTCAACCAGGCGACCAAGCTCCGCTACCTGACCGGCGGCCAGTACGAAGTACCGCTGACCGTGCGCGCGCAGACCCGTGGCGGCGGTGAATCCCTCGGCGCGCAACACGAGCACCTGCCGTACGCGATGCTCGCCCAGGTCCCCGGCCTGGTGGTCGCGGTGCCCGGCAGCGGTGCCGAGGCGGCCGGATTGCTGGCGACCGCGATGACGCACCCCGATCCGGTGGTCATCCTGGAGTCACCCGCGTTGTTCACCGACGAACCGCACTGGACCGGCGGAGCGGTCGACGGCGTCCCGTTCGGCCGGGTCCGGATCGCCAGGCGCGGCAAGGACATCACCATCGTCGCGATCGGACTCGGCGTGCGGCACGCGCTCACCGCGGCCGACCGGCTCGCCGAGTTCGGCGTGAGCGCGATGGTGGTCGACGTGCGGACGGTCGCGCCGCTGGACATCGCCGGGCTCGCCGAATCGGCGGCGGCGACCGGCACCGTGCTGGTGGTCGACGAAGCCATCGGCCCCTGCTCGGTCGCCTCGGAGATCGTCGCGAACCTGGTCACCGCGGAGGTGGTGCGGCCGCGGCAGGCCAGGCGCTGCACCGCGCTCCCGGTGCCGTCCCCGTTCAGCCCGGCGCTCCAGCGGGCGGTCTACCCCGGCCCCGCATCCATCGAACGGCAGGCACTGGCCCTGCTCGGCGAAAGGTCACCGGCATGA
- a CDS encoding alkaline phosphatase, translated as MKSASSVRTGDPEVTISRRQLLGYGGAGIGAVLLGNGMWNAASAFAAPPGTSNPFTLGVASGDPAPDGVVLWTRLAPDPFAVDGAGGMPAKPVRVEYELARDERFRHVVRRGSVVATPELGHSVHPEIHGLAPDREYHYRFRVGGEVSPVGRTRTMPSVRANPNELRFAFASCQAWQDGYFTAYEHMAAEDLDFVVHLGDYLYESGVGTNKRGVTVDPRFHTETFDLARYRLQYSLYKMEAPLQLAHARFPWIVTFDDHEVENNWAGDLSQADTEPDQDPAVFRQRRAAAFQAMYENLPLRRAQMPSGADIRMHRRLKYGRLADLTMIDTRQYRDDQPCGDGGGVDCADRFDTDRTILGASQREWLLDGFSQSDARWQILGNQAPLGQTDRDPGPAVDVWYDPWDGYVADRDRVLAAAQDRDVRNLVVITGDRHQNYAWDLKRDFTDPDSPVVASEFVGTSVTSGADGADMNDDGVKFLAANPHMKFFNAQRGYVRVDVNRDRWRSDFRVLPYVTKPGAPISTRASYVVEDHRPGVQPA; from the coding sequence ATGAAATCCGCGAGTTCGGTGAGGACAGGAGATCCTGAAGTGACGATTTCGCGTCGGCAGCTGCTCGGGTACGGCGGAGCCGGGATCGGGGCGGTGCTGCTCGGCAACGGGATGTGGAACGCGGCGAGCGCCTTCGCCGCGCCGCCGGGAACGTCGAACCCGTTCACCCTCGGGGTGGCGTCGGGTGATCCCGCGCCCGACGGGGTGGTGCTGTGGACGCGGCTGGCGCCCGATCCGTTCGCTGTGGACGGTGCGGGTGGCATGCCGGCCAAGCCGGTGCGGGTGGAGTACGAACTCGCGCGGGACGAGCGGTTCCGGCACGTGGTGCGCCGCGGCAGCGTGGTCGCGACGCCGGAGCTGGGACACTCGGTGCATCCCGAGATCCACGGCCTGGCACCGGATCGCGAGTACCACTACCGGTTCCGGGTGGGTGGCGAGGTTTCGCCGGTGGGCCGTACCAGGACTATGCCGTCGGTGCGGGCGAATCCGAACGAGTTGCGGTTCGCGTTCGCGTCGTGCCAGGCGTGGCAGGACGGGTACTTCACCGCGTACGAGCACATGGCCGCCGAGGACCTGGACTTCGTGGTGCACCTCGGTGACTACCTCTACGAATCCGGGGTCGGTACGAACAAGCGCGGCGTGACGGTGGACCCGCGATTCCACACCGAGACCTTCGACCTGGCCCGGTACCGGCTGCAGTACTCGCTGTACAAGATGGAGGCGCCGCTGCAGCTGGCCCACGCGCGGTTCCCGTGGATCGTCACCTTCGACGACCATGAGGTGGAGAACAACTGGGCGGGCGACCTTTCCCAGGCGGATACCGAGCCAGACCAGGACCCCGCGGTGTTCCGGCAGCGGCGAGCGGCGGCGTTCCAGGCGATGTACGAGAACCTGCCGCTGCGACGGGCGCAGATGCCGTCGGGCGCGGACATCCGCATGCACCGGCGCCTGAAGTACGGGCGGCTGGCGGATCTCACCATGATCGACACGCGGCAGTACCGGGACGACCAGCCGTGCGGTGACGGAGGAGGCGTCGACTGCGCCGACCGGTTCGACACCGACCGCACGATCCTCGGCGCTTCGCAGCGCGAGTGGCTGCTCGACGGCTTCAGCCAGTCGGACGCGCGGTGGCAGATCCTGGGCAACCAGGCCCCGCTCGGGCAGACCGACCGCGATCCGGGCCCGGCGGTCGACGTCTGGTACGACCCGTGGGACGGCTACGTGGCCGATCGCGACCGGGTGCTGGCCGCCGCGCAGGACCGGGACGTGCGGAACCTGGTGGTGATCACCGGGGACAGGCACCAGAACTACGCCTGGGACCTGAAGCGGGACTTCACCGACCCGGACTCGCCGGTGGTGGCGAGCGAGTTCGTCGGCACCTCGGTGACCAGCGGGGCCGATGGCGCGGACATGAACGACGACGGCGTGAAGTTCCTCGCGGCGAACCCGCACATGAAGTTCTTCAACGCCCAGCGGGGTTACGTGCGGGTCGACGTCAACCGGGACCGCTGGCGCAGCGACTTCCGCGTCCTGCCCTATGTCACGAAGCCGGGCGCGCCCATCTCGACCCGCGCCAGCTACGTCGTCGAAGACCACCGTCCCGGCGTCCAACCGGCCTGA
- a CDS encoding ferritin-like domain-containing protein codes for MTLLKPEITTLDDASFQLFASGRHSEQWSAREIIGDGATELDEADTERAWILASTSYFAEQAGLVAAAELVSETDDVALRLSFATAVSDEARHADAFLAYAVARGGDLANVSEDGFLDELHETLSTVSHLEKFLMHTTFEGIAADEFVLLQRIFAGDPLGEIYRHVRSDEVRHVAIGLNYLRRSYATPEGREEWDTHFGEWSERALRIARLPEVAAGLGAVMGKPAEPIEQWFMRRHRARLRGAGIPVPERR; via the coding sequence ATGACCCTGCTCAAACCCGAGATCACCACCCTGGACGACGCCTCGTTCCAGCTCTTCGCCAGCGGGCGGCACAGCGAGCAGTGGTCGGCGCGCGAGATCATCGGCGATGGTGCCACCGAACTCGACGAGGCCGACACCGAGCGCGCGTGGATACTGGCGTCCACTTCGTACTTCGCCGAGCAGGCCGGGCTGGTGGCCGCCGCGGAACTGGTGTCGGAGACCGACGACGTCGCGCTGCGCCTGAGCTTCGCCACCGCGGTCTCCGACGAAGCCAGGCACGCCGACGCCTTTCTCGCCTACGCCGTGGCCCGCGGCGGTGACCTGGCGAACGTCTCCGAAGACGGCTTCCTCGACGAACTGCACGAGACCCTGTCCACGGTGAGCCATCTGGAGAAGTTCCTGATGCACACCACCTTCGAGGGCATCGCGGCGGACGAGTTCGTGCTGCTGCAGCGGATCTTCGCCGGTGACCCGCTCGGCGAGATCTACCGGCACGTCCGCTCGGACGAGGTGCGCCACGTCGCGATCGGGCTGAACTACCTGCGGCGCAGCTACGCCACCCCGGAGGGCCGCGAGGAGTGGGACACCCACTTCGGCGAGTGGTCCGAGCGCGCGCTGCGGATCGCCCGGCTGCCGGAGGTGGCCGCCGGACTCGGCGCGGTCATGGGCAAGCCGGCCGAGCCGATCGAGCAGTGGTTCATGCGCCGGCATCGCGCACGCCTGCGCGGGGCCGGAATCCCCGTCCCGGAGAGGAGGTGA
- a CDS encoding DUF5825 family protein, with the protein MDVSIDPRVRHVGPAEILALDPAALSADGVQLLVLPEPVSFGSDDERDVRFLRLLREAVSYTLRIEWRARAVPFDLMLVGHLPPPLGDEGREWRHAYRFGLCYYQRGPGFVLLKDVRGEGGARYRIDDEKAMSAWPELEPVRRWSELSPAAQELCALLAEEELLLRRGDWVTLLPYRLRRWPVPFDAI; encoded by the coding sequence ATGGACGTTTCGATCGATCCACGGGTGCGCCACGTCGGCCCGGCGGAGATCCTCGCGCTCGATCCGGCGGCGTTGTCCGCCGACGGGGTCCAGTTGCTGGTCCTGCCCGAACCGGTGAGCTTCGGTTCGGACGACGAGCGGGACGTGCGTTTCCTGCGGTTGTTGCGGGAGGCGGTGTCGTACACGCTCCGCATCGAGTGGCGGGCGCGGGCGGTGCCGTTCGACCTGATGTTGGTGGGGCATCTGCCGCCTCCTCTCGGGGATGAGGGCCGGGAATGGCGGCACGCCTACCGGTTCGGCCTTTGCTACTACCAGCGCGGCCCGGGTTTTGTGCTGCTGAAGGACGTTCGCGGGGAGGGCGGGGCGCGGTACCGGATCGACGACGAGAAGGCGATGTCGGCGTGGCCGGAACTGGAACCGGTACGGCGTTGGTCCGAGCTTTCCCCGGCGGCGCAGGAGCTCTGCGCGTTGCTGGCCGAGGAAGAACTGCTGCTGCGCCGCGGTGACTGGGTGACGCTGCTGCCGTACCGGCTGCGCCGCTGGCCCGTGCCGTTCGACGCGATCTGA